One part of the Phycisphaeraceae bacterium genome encodes these proteins:
- a CDS encoding YIP1 family protein → MLLPTEGLVEEQTQVDVVPWLDRKRRGRLVGWITTVGLALGMPRRLAGAIPVGRGTGAALGFLVVTSFVYLAIGLAVPALAMAALTVAAGQFGALVLLLIGPLLLIVAMVLWALCTHLILALTGGTPRGVSGTLACACYASGANVLLAIPCLSFYMIPLAWIWSAIALSIMLIVAQRVSALRGILAAVIPPLLLVLTGVGLVGFAIWTTTQQVAAMAATQSGSVAATMAIEAVTDGIMEFVEDNEGSLPPHGVALVADRHLSISDLYSSGMPAAPDRMVAGVDLIDLVTMSQSDKTAAVERAAGMLPDGVIAHRVGDVVFAYHGIDMVDEATDPRLWICVLVPESGAGPATLRIIRRMVMVGRVDGQTEGFSSDSWPEQLNLQNALRAKHGLAPLPDPLGVSQDAPVAATTGLPSGL, encoded by the coding sequence GTGCTGCTACCCACGGAAGGCCTGGTCGAGGAGCAGACGCAGGTCGACGTTGTGCCGTGGCTTGACCGCAAGCGGCGCGGCCGGCTCGTCGGGTGGATTACGACCGTAGGGCTGGCCCTTGGCATGCCGCGGCGGTTGGCAGGTGCAATCCCCGTGGGGCGAGGGACGGGAGCAGCCCTCGGGTTCCTTGTCGTCACGTCATTTGTCTACCTGGCCATCGGCCTTGCGGTTCCGGCGCTCGCCATGGCCGCGTTGACGGTTGCGGCGGGCCAGTTCGGGGCGCTCGTGTTGCTGCTGATCGGTCCGCTTCTTCTCATCGTTGCGATGGTGCTGTGGGCTCTTTGCACCCATCTGATCCTCGCGCTGACAGGAGGGACCCCGCGGGGTGTCTCAGGCACCCTTGCGTGCGCCTGCTACGCAAGCGGGGCAAATGTGCTTTTGGCCATCCCCTGTCTCTCGTTCTACATGATCCCTCTGGCGTGGATATGGAGCGCGATTGCTCTCAGCATCATGCTGATCGTGGCCCAGCGTGTCTCAGCTCTCCGCGGCATCCTGGCGGCCGTCATCCCGCCGCTGCTCCTGGTTTTGACAGGTGTAGGGCTCGTCGGCTTCGCCATCTGGACCACCACACAGCAGGTTGCTGCTATGGCGGCCACACAGTCTGGATCCGTCGCGGCGACCATGGCGATCGAGGCTGTAACCGACGGGATTATGGAGTTTGTGGAGGACAACGAAGGGTCGCTGCCGCCCCACGGTGTGGCGCTCGTTGCGGATCGGCATCTCTCGATTTCGGACTTGTACTCCAGTGGGATGCCGGCGGCACCGGACCGAATGGTGGCGGGCGTCGATCTGATCGACCTGGTCACGATGAGCCAGTCCGACAAGACGGCAGCGGTAGAGCGGGCGGCGGGGATGTTGCCGGATGGGGTCATTGCCCATCGGGTCGGTGACGTCGTGTTCGCCTACCACGGGATTGACATGGTCGATGAAGCAACTGACCCGCGGCTGTGGATCTGTGTGCTCGTACCAGAGAGTGGGGCTGGCCCGGCTACCCTCAGAATTATCCGGCGGATGGTTATGGTCGGGAGGGTTGACGGACAGACAGAAGGGTTCTCCAGCGATTCCTGGCCAGAGCAACTGAACCTTCAGAACGCCCTGCGCGCCAAGCACGGGCTTGCACCGCTGCCCGATCCACTCGGTGTGTCGCAGGATGCGCCGGTCGCGGCGACCACTGGGTTACCGTCTGGGTTGTAG
- the dps gene encoding DNA starvation/stationary phase protection protein Dps: MHKTKNDLPLKVRTAVVELLNARLADCVDLQTQVKQAHWNVKGPSFIALHELFDRISGEVSEFADLIAERTAQLGGTPLGTARVAAAKSSLGEYPLNISGGRQHVAALSAALASFGALARKAIDQADRLGDKNTADIFTEVSRGTDKALWFVEAHGQANA, encoded by the coding sequence ATGCACAAGACCAAGAATGACCTTCCGCTCAAGGTTCGAACAGCCGTTGTGGAGTTGCTCAACGCCCGGTTGGCCGATTGCGTTGACCTACAGACACAGGTAAAGCAGGCCCACTGGAACGTGAAGGGCCCGTCCTTCATCGCGCTCCACGAGTTGTTCGACCGGATCTCGGGTGAGGTCAGCGAGTTCGCCGACCTGATCGCCGAGAGGACGGCGCAACTCGGTGGCACTCCGCTCGGCACCGCCCGCGTTGCGGCGGCGAAGAGCTCGCTGGGGGAGTATCCCCTGAACATCTCCGGCGGGCGTCAGCATGTTGCGGCGCTCTCTGCCGCCTTGGCCTCGTTCGGCGCCCTAGCACGAAAGGCCATCGACCAGGCTGACCGCCTCGGCGACAAGAACACCGCGGACATCTTCACCGAGGTCTCCCGAGGAACGGACAAGGCCCTTTGGTTTGTCGAGGCTCATGGACAGGCGAACGCGTAG
- a CDS encoding glycogen/starch synthase, producing the protein MPDRPWYESALNRLPSRPEGGSDVVDSERAPMGAVLFEFSWEVCNQLGGIYQVLRSKAKRMAERWRNRYFLVGPYVEARAALEFEPKKPTGWIAKVVDDLGAQGVIAHHGRWLIPGRPRVLLLEFRPGPAELQELKYFVWEHHGIETPGDVWMIDGVVALAEASRRLLHAVSRRWAAASEADAGADEGHPSTSGPLRPGRRVVAHFHEWLAGLAIPMIRRDGLPVATVFTTHATILGRSMAWNDEAFYDHLPWVNQAEEAGRFNVRCQHAIERAAAHGSDVFTTVSPITGEECTHLLGRGPDLILPNGISVEQSTVSHEFQNAHGQFKDRIHRFVMGHFFPSYSFDLDRTLYFFTSGRFEPRNKGFDLCLEAMARLNAELKASNLGVTVVFFVVTQRPVVSLQPRALENRGILRELRAASDRIAGDIGEKLFRAAASGSYTRLDDLADEYWALRLRRTLAAMRSDRPPLLCTHVLEDEANDPVLNHIRSLWFANSADDPVKIVYHPAFINPANPLWGLEYEQFVRGCHLGVFPSAYEPWGYTPVECVIGGVPAITSDLAGFGRYVEEYYGDHDRWGLRVLNRRGRSYSDAAADLARMLLAYCRLDRRERVLLRNEVQQRSWAFDWGMLGQAYDWAHDLAMARAAAGAGGQ; encoded by the coding sequence ATGCCCGATCGCCCATGGTACGAATCCGCTTTGAACCGCCTTCCCAGTCGTCCGGAGGGTGGAAGCGATGTGGTCGACAGCGAGCGTGCCCCTATGGGCGCGGTGCTCTTCGAGTTCTCATGGGAGGTCTGCAACCAACTCGGCGGTATCTACCAGGTTCTCCGGTCGAAAGCCAAGCGGATGGCCGAGCGGTGGCGCAATCGGTACTTCCTGGTTGGTCCCTACGTCGAGGCGCGGGCGGCGTTGGAGTTTGAGCCGAAGAAGCCGACGGGATGGATCGCCAAGGTGGTCGATGACCTCGGCGCACAGGGAGTCATCGCTCACCACGGACGGTGGCTCATCCCCGGACGGCCGCGAGTGCTGCTGCTGGAGTTCAGGCCCGGGCCGGCGGAGCTTCAGGAACTGAAGTACTTCGTATGGGAACACCATGGCATCGAGACTCCGGGTGATGTGTGGATGATCGATGGCGTCGTCGCCCTCGCCGAGGCGAGCCGGCGGCTCTTGCACGCTGTATCGCGCCGTTGGGCGGCGGCGAGTGAGGCCGATGCCGGCGCCGATGAGGGGCACCCATCGACGAGCGGGCCGTTGCGGCCCGGCCGTCGGGTCGTGGCGCATTTCCACGAGTGGCTGGCGGGTCTGGCGATTCCGATGATCCGCCGCGATGGGCTGCCCGTGGCGACGGTCTTCACCACGCACGCGACGATTCTCGGCAGGTCGATGGCGTGGAACGATGAAGCGTTCTACGACCACCTGCCTTGGGTGAACCAGGCCGAGGAGGCTGGGCGGTTCAACGTCCGATGCCAGCACGCAATCGAGCGGGCGGCGGCGCATGGGTCGGACGTGTTCACCACCGTCTCGCCGATTACGGGGGAGGAGTGCACGCATCTGCTCGGGCGCGGGCCGGACCTGATCCTGCCGAACGGGATCAGTGTCGAACAGTCTACGGTGAGCCACGAGTTTCAGAACGCGCACGGGCAGTTCAAGGACCGGATCCACCGGTTCGTTATGGGGCACTTCTTCCCGAGCTACTCGTTCGATCTGGACCGAACCCTCTATTTCTTTACGAGCGGCCGATTCGAGCCTCGGAACAAAGGATTCGATCTCTGCCTGGAAGCGATGGCCCGGCTCAACGCCGAACTCAAGGCGTCGAATCTCGGGGTGACCGTGGTCTTCTTCGTCGTGACACAGCGTCCGGTCGTGTCGCTCCAGCCGCGGGCGCTCGAGAACCGGGGGATCCTGCGTGAACTCCGCGCTGCATCGGATCGGATTGCCGGTGATATCGGAGAGAAGCTGTTCCGGGCGGCCGCATCGGGCTCTTACACGCGCCTGGACGACCTGGCGGACGAGTACTGGGCGTTGAGGTTGCGGCGGACGCTGGCGGCGATGCGTTCAGATCGGCCGCCGCTGCTGTGCACGCACGTGCTGGAGGACGAAGCCAACGATCCGGTGCTGAATCACATCCGCTCGCTCTGGTTTGCCAACAGCGCGGATGATCCGGTGAAGATCGTGTACCACCCGGCGTTCATCAACCCGGCGAATCCCCTGTGGGGCCTGGAGTACGAGCAGTTTGTTCGAGGGTGCCACCTGGGCGTGTTCCCGAGCGCGTACGAGCCGTGGGGCTACACGCCGGTGGAGTGCGTGATTGGCGGCGTGCCGGCGATCACGAGCGATCTGGCGGGCTTCGGAAGGTACGTCGAGGAGTACTACGGGGATCACGATCGATGGGGGCTCCGCGTGCTTAATCGCCGCGGCCGCTCCTATTCGGACGCCGCGGCGGACCTCGCCCGGATGCTCCTTGCCTACTGCCGGCTCGACCGCCGCGAGCGGGTCCTGCTGAGAAACGAGGTTCAGCAGCGATCCTGGGCATTCGATTGGGGCATGCTTGGTCAGGCCTACGACTGGGCGCACGACCTGGCGATGGCGCGAGCCGCGGCGGGCGCGGGCGGGCAGTAG
- a CDS encoding N-formylglutamate amidohydrolase, with amino-acid sequence MPDDNCDSAWALVVTCEHGGNRIPARCAPLFANRRGLLRTHRAWDPGALVLARRLSSATGSRLFYSATSRLVVDLNRSIGNDGLFSTATSSLPAKATKAILATYYAPYRRQVELHIARLLQRSAGAVHLSVHSFTPVIRGQRRSVDVGILFDPSRDSERVLCRRWLAALRAEFPRLRIRPNAPYRGTDDGFTTHLRTRFPADRYAGIELEINQRFVRRAGRPWNDLQRGVIASLRLVLAEPPFGTAARDR; translated from the coding sequence GTGCCGGACGATAATTGCGACTCGGCGTGGGCCCTGGTTGTCACCTGCGAGCACGGCGGCAACAGGATCCCCGCCCGCTGTGCCCCGTTGTTCGCGAACCGACGCGGCCTGCTCCGCACCCACCGTGCTTGGGATCCCGGAGCCCTTGTCCTTGCCCGTCGGCTCAGCTCGGCAACCGGTTCCCGGCTGTTCTACTCGGCCACATCTCGCCTCGTGGTTGACCTCAACCGGTCCATCGGCAATGACGGCCTGTTCTCGACGGCCACCTCTTCACTCCCGGCGAAGGCGACCAAGGCGATCCTCGCCACCTACTACGCGCCCTACCGCCGGCAGGTTGAACTCCACATCGCTCGACTCCTGCAGCGCTCAGCCGGCGCCGTCCATCTCTCGGTCCACTCGTTCACGCCCGTAATCCGGGGCCAGCGCCGGTCTGTCGACGTCGGAATCCTCTTCGACCCCAGTCGCGACTCCGAGCGGGTCTTGTGTCGCCGCTGGCTCGCGGCTCTGCGAGCGGAGTTTCCGCGTCTCCGCATCCGCCCCAACGCCCCCTATCGCGGGACGGACGACGGATTCACGACCCATCTGCGGACGAGATTCCCAGCCGATCGCTACGCCGGGATCGAGCTCGAGATCAATCAGAGATTCGTTCGGCGCGCCGGACGCCCTTGGAACGACCTCCAACGCGGCGTCATTGCCTCGCTTCGGCTCGTACTCGCCGAGCCACCGTTTGGCACCGCGGCCCGCGACCGCTGA
- a CDS encoding RimK family protein: MDILIVVNNPNDWPLDTPGVELVSARAYLSDPQYSDLRGAKVFNLCRSYRYQSFGYYVSLLAAARGHKPLPSITTIQDLKLQTMIRLAGDDLDSLIQKSFSHIQSPTFDLSIYFGRNIAERYDRLALALFNLFPAPLLRAKFTHDEGRWELRSINPIPASEIPTEHWLFMLYAANQYFLTRRAPKKVPESPRLDLAILYNPDEESAPSSKGAIDRFVKAAKAVGFDPEIIGKDDFGRLAEFEALFIRETTAVNHHTYRFARRAAAEGLAVIDDPLSIVRCTNKVYLAELLDRHGVPSPRTMIVHRDNIDQVPLWVGYPCVLKTPDGAFSRGVVKVSTADELDRALQAMLAKSDLVIAQAYLPSEFDWRVGVLNRKPLFVSKYHMARGHWQIVQTDSAGKKDFGKVETMAVSEAPKRVVNLAVKAANLIGDGLYGVDLKQVKGKCYVMEVNDNPNIDSGYEDRYLKGDLYLAVMQVLFDRAMAGRRGPGSPQPAAR, encoded by the coding sequence ATGGACATCCTGATCGTCGTTAACAACCCGAACGACTGGCCGCTGGACACCCCGGGCGTGGAACTGGTTTCGGCACGCGCCTACCTGTCCGACCCTCAGTACAGCGACCTGCGCGGCGCCAAGGTCTTCAACCTCTGCCGATCGTATCGCTACCAGAGTTTCGGCTACTACGTATCGCTCCTCGCCGCGGCTCGCGGCCACAAACCACTGCCGAGCATCACCACCATCCAGGACCTCAAACTCCAGACGATGATCCGCCTGGCCGGCGATGATCTCGATTCGCTGATCCAGAAATCCTTCTCGCACATCCAGTCCCCCACTTTCGATCTCAGTATCTACTTTGGCCGGAACATCGCGGAGCGGTACGACCGCCTGGCGCTCGCCCTGTTCAACCTTTTTCCAGCCCCACTCCTGCGCGCGAAGTTCACACACGACGAGGGCCGCTGGGAACTGCGGAGCATCAACCCCATCCCCGCGAGCGAGATCCCGACCGAGCACTGGCTGTTCATGCTCTACGCGGCGAACCAGTACTTCCTCACGCGCCGGGCTCCCAAGAAAGTACCCGAGAGCCCGCGACTGGATCTCGCCATCCTCTACAACCCCGACGAGGAAAGCGCCCCGTCGAGCAAGGGTGCCATCGATCGCTTTGTCAAGGCGGCAAAGGCCGTCGGGTTTGATCCAGAGATCATCGGAAAGGATGACTTCGGGCGGCTCGCCGAGTTCGAGGCCCTCTTTATCCGCGAGACGACCGCAGTCAACCACCACACCTACCGCTTCGCCCGGCGCGCGGCGGCCGAGGGGCTCGCCGTCATCGACGACCCACTGTCGATCGTCCGCTGCACCAACAAGGTCTACCTCGCCGAGCTGCTCGACCGCCACGGGGTACCGAGCCCTCGCACCATGATCGTCCACCGCGACAATATCGATCAGGTCCCGCTGTGGGTTGGCTATCCATGTGTCCTCAAGACTCCCGACGGGGCGTTCTCCCGCGGAGTCGTCAAGGTGAGCACGGCCGACGAGCTGGACCGTGCTCTTCAGGCCATGCTGGCGAAGTCCGACCTGGTCATCGCCCAGGCGTACCTCCCTTCCGAGTTTGATTGGCGCGTCGGCGTGCTCAACCGGAAACCCCTGTTCGTGAGCAAGTACCACATGGCGCGCGGCCACTGGCAGATCGTCCAGACCGACAGCGCCGGGAAGAAGGACTTTGGCAAGGTGGAGACCATGGCGGTGTCGGAGGCCCCGAAACGGGTCGTCAATCTGGCCGTCAAGGCCGCTAACCTCATCGGGGACGGGCTCTACGGTGTCGATCTCAAGCAGGTGAAGGGGAAGTGCTACGTCATGGAAGTCAACGACAATCCCAATATTGATTCGGGCTACGAGGACCGGTACCTCAAGGGTGACCTCTACCTCGCGGTCATGCAGGTGCTCTTCGACCGGGCGATGGCCGGCCGTCGTGGGCCCGGTAGTCCCCAGCCTGCCGCTCGCTAG